One region of Streptomyces sp. CG4 genomic DNA includes:
- a CDS encoding SpoIIE family protein phosphatase yields the protein MESAREGFAAGPPGGPGDLFDASTDAAAVISEDGIVVGWTRSAEVLLGHAAPDVVGVSAARLLAMPEDPARLAGVVARCRAGNGWSGQIAVRHRDGRRLDVQLRVSASFRMGHTDCFLVSAREQRQRWTMGQSVLDGFLTRSPVGLAVLDTELRYVWVNDTLERMSGVPGDERLGKRLGELLPGLQAAGLENLMRDVLATGVPVTDYEYVGWCWADPHRRHAYATSFFPLVDAEDAVTGVCYMVQDVTERWNARRLLTMVNEAGTSIGRTLDVMRTAQELADFAVPRFADFVIVDLLEPVLSTEGHGAWLSDAGPAPARPVMRRAAQRSVREGTPEAVVRIGERVDFLPPPHDAHLVIDGEPVLIPVLDPSDELWVTRDPERTARVREYGLHSVIAVPMRARNTPLGLATFARSVNPVSFGTDDVLLARELVARAAVCVDNARRYTREHTAAITLQRSLLPPALTGGTALEVASSYRPADPSGGVGGDWFDVIPLSGARVGLVVGDVVGHGIAAAAGMGRLRTAVQTLAAMEMPPDDLLAHLDDLVLRLSDEEAAAGTAARSTFIGATCLYAVYDPVTRRCAMARAGHPPPVVVTPDEPAHFPEIPVGPPLGLGGMAFEATEIELPENSLFGLYTNGLIEGCDHDVERGMSLLAQALTRTGEDLEALCTSAVRALVPVPQSDDIALLLTRTHVLGADQVASWDVLPDPAAVGTLRAQATRQVEDWGLGAETAMTTELIVSELVTNALRYATPPIRLRLLRDTRLTCEVSDASSTAPRLRHARSTDEGGRGLFLVAQLAQRWGARYTAEGKIIWAEQEIP from the coding sequence ATGGAATCTGCGCGAGAGGGCTTCGCCGCGGGCCCACCCGGGGGACCGGGTGATCTCTTCGACGCGTCCACCGACGCGGCCGCGGTGATATCGGAAGACGGCATCGTCGTCGGCTGGACCCGCAGCGCCGAAGTACTCCTCGGCCACGCGGCACCGGACGTCGTCGGTGTCTCCGCCGCGCGCCTGCTTGCCATGCCCGAGGACCCGGCACGGCTCGCCGGTGTCGTGGCGCGGTGCCGCGCCGGAAACGGCTGGAGCGGCCAGATCGCCGTACGACACCGGGACGGCCGCCGCCTCGACGTCCAGCTGCGGGTCTCGGCGTCGTTCCGGATGGGCCACACCGATTGCTTCCTGGTGTCGGCCCGCGAACAGCGGCAGCGGTGGACCATGGGCCAGTCGGTCCTGGACGGGTTCCTGACCCGCTCGCCGGTCGGCCTGGCCGTCCTGGACACCGAGCTGCGGTACGTCTGGGTGAACGACACCCTGGAACGCATGAGCGGGGTCCCCGGTGACGAGCGGCTCGGCAAGCGGCTGGGCGAGTTGCTGCCCGGGTTGCAGGCGGCGGGCCTGGAAAACCTGATGCGCGACGTGCTCGCCACCGGCGTGCCGGTCACCGACTACGAGTACGTCGGCTGGTGCTGGGCCGACCCGCACCGCCGGCACGCCTACGCGACCTCGTTCTTCCCGCTGGTGGACGCCGAGGACGCCGTCACCGGTGTCTGCTACATGGTCCAGGACGTCACCGAGCGCTGGAACGCCCGCCGGCTGCTGACCATGGTCAACGAAGCCGGTACCAGCATCGGCCGGACCCTCGACGTGATGCGGACCGCCCAGGAACTCGCCGACTTCGCCGTCCCCCGCTTCGCCGACTTCGTCATCGTCGACCTGCTGGAACCCGTGCTCAGCACCGAGGGTCACGGAGCATGGCTGAGCGATGCGGGCCCGGCGCCCGCCAGGCCGGTGATGCGCCGGGCGGCGCAGCGCTCGGTGCGCGAGGGCACTCCCGAGGCCGTCGTCCGGATCGGCGAGCGTGTCGACTTCCTCCCGCCGCCCCACGACGCGCACCTGGTCATCGACGGCGAGCCGGTGCTCATCCCGGTCCTCGACCCGTCCGACGAGCTGTGGGTCACACGGGATCCGGAGCGGACGGCACGCGTCCGCGAGTACGGCCTGCACTCGGTCATCGCCGTGCCCATGCGGGCCCGCAACACCCCCCTCGGCCTCGCCACATTCGCCCGGTCGGTCAACCCGGTCTCCTTCGGGACCGACGACGTCCTGCTGGCCCGGGAACTCGTGGCCCGTGCCGCCGTCTGCGTGGACAACGCCCGCCGCTACACCAGGGAGCACACGGCGGCGATCACCCTCCAGCGCAGCCTGCTGCCACCCGCCCTGACGGGCGGCACCGCGCTGGAGGTGGCCTCCTCCTACCGGCCGGCGGACCCCTCCGGAGGCGTCGGCGGCGACTGGTTCGACGTGATCCCGCTGTCCGGCGCCCGCGTGGGTCTCGTCGTCGGTGACGTCGTGGGCCACGGCATCGCCGCGGCGGCCGGTATGGGCCGGCTGCGCACGGCTGTCCAGACCCTCGCCGCCATGGAGATGCCCCCCGACGACCTGCTCGCCCACCTCGACGACCTCGTGCTCCGGCTCAGCGACGAGGAGGCCGCCGCCGGCACGGCCGCCCGGAGCACCTTCATCGGCGCGACCTGCCTCTACGCCGTCTACGACCCCGTCACCCGGCGGTGCGCGATGGCCCGGGCCGGACACCCGCCGCCCGTCGTCGTGACACCGGACGAACCTGCCCACTTCCCGGAGATCCCCGTCGGCCCACCACTCGGCCTCGGTGGAATGGCCTTCGAGGCCACCGAGATCGAACTTCCCGAGAACAGCCTCTTCGGCCTCTACACCAACGGCCTCATCGAGGGCTGCGACCACGACGTGGAGCGTGGCATGTCGCTGCTCGCACAGGCCCTCACCCGTACCGGCGAGGACCTGGAGGCGCTGTGCACCTCCGCCGTGCGCGCGCTCGTGCCCGTGCCGCAGTCCGACGACATCGCCCTGCTGCTGACCCGCACCCATGTGCTCGGCGCCGACCAGGTCGCCTCCTGGGACGTCCTGCCCGACCCGGCCGCCGTCGGCACCCTGCGCGCCCAGGCAACCCGCCAGGTCGAGGACTGGGGCCTCGGCGCGGAAACGGCCATGACGACGGAACTCATCGTCAGCGAACTGGTCACCAACGCCCTCCGCTACGCGACCCCGCCCATCCGGCTACGACTCCTCCGCGACACCCGCCTCACCTGCGAGGTCTCCGACGCCAGCAGTACGGCCCCCCGGCTCCGACACGCCAGGAGCACGGACGAGGGCGGCCGTGGGCTCTTCCTGGTCGCCCAGCTCGCCCAGCGCTGGGGCGCCCGCTACACCGCCGAAGGGAAGATCATCTGGGCCGAACAGGAGATCCCCTGA
- a CDS encoding SpoIIE family protein phosphatase, with protein MAVNSFEAGHDGQRTELPRPTGLLDVLSVAAVALDTRGRIVFWTPQAEELFGYSSEEALGKHAARLLIHPEHLQAVVGLFTEVLETGRGWAGAFPVRHKDGSSRLTEFRTMRLLDDLGDVYALGIAADHTLLQRVETDLALCEQLINQSPIGLALLDPELRYLLVNPALERIDGIPAEEHIGRHLRETLPLPDVETVESALRQVLTTGTPLLDQYHVGRPPGDPGHEHAWSLSFYRLEDPGGRVLGAAASVVDVTERHRAAAEADRARRRLALIADASARVGTALDVEQTAHELAEIAAPALADVVAVDVLDSALSCRRISRPDNGPELFRALALKAAHPTVALRAADPPGDIAAYAGDRLVTLCVHTGRPVLVPHVGPHDLPRIARDAAAGALLAEAGVHSYLAVPLIAHGEVLGALDLKRTRNPAPFDEDDIVLAAELAGRAAVAIDNARWFQSVRNTALTLQRSLLPDHPALHTGLELASRYQPAQATSEVGGDWYDVIPLADDKTALVVGDVMGNGIDAAATMGRLRTATCAYADVDLAPDAVLQHLDKITCDLEHYIVTCLYAVYEPRTGRCSIANAGHMPPALARPGEPPRLLDLPAGAPLGVGGIRFETTTVPLRPGDLLVLYTDGLVETRQHAIDDRLNALLDILDEPRRPLEQICDALLYGLRNPDDHDDVALLVARAL; from the coding sequence ATGGCAGTGAACTCCTTCGAAGCCGGCCACGACGGGCAACGTACCGAGCTGCCCCGGCCGACCGGGCTGCTGGATGTGCTGAGTGTGGCCGCGGTGGCCCTGGACACCCGCGGCCGGATCGTCTTCTGGACCCCGCAGGCCGAGGAACTCTTCGGATACTCCTCGGAGGAGGCGCTCGGCAAGCATGCGGCGCGCCTGCTCATCCATCCGGAACATCTGCAGGCCGTGGTGGGTCTGTTCACGGAGGTGCTGGAGACCGGCCGGGGCTGGGCCGGCGCCTTCCCGGTCCGGCACAAGGACGGCAGCAGCCGGCTCACCGAGTTCCGGACCATGCGGCTGCTGGACGATCTCGGGGACGTCTACGCCCTCGGCATCGCGGCGGACCACACGCTGCTCCAGCGCGTCGAGACCGATCTGGCGCTGTGCGAGCAGCTGATCAACCAGTCCCCGATCGGTCTGGCCCTGCTCGACCCCGAGCTGCGCTATCTCCTGGTCAATCCGGCGCTGGAGCGGATCGACGGCATTCCCGCCGAGGAGCACATCGGCCGCCACCTGCGGGAGACGCTGCCCCTGCCGGACGTCGAGACCGTCGAGTCCGCCCTGCGCCAGGTGCTCACCACCGGTACGCCGCTCCTCGACCAGTACCACGTCGGCCGCCCCCCGGGCGATCCCGGCCACGAGCACGCCTGGTCGCTGTCGTTCTACCGCCTGGAGGATCCCGGCGGGCGGGTCCTGGGCGCGGCCGCCTCGGTCGTCGACGTCACCGAGCGGCATCGCGCGGCGGCCGAGGCCGACCGGGCGCGGCGGCGCCTGGCGCTGATCGCGGACGCCTCCGCGCGGGTCGGCACCGCGCTGGACGTGGAGCAGACGGCCCATGAGCTGGCGGAGATCGCCGCGCCGGCGCTGGCCGACGTGGTCGCCGTGGACGTTCTCGACTCCGCGCTGTCCTGCCGTCGTATCAGCAGACCGGACAACGGCCCGGAGCTGTTCCGGGCCCTCGCCCTCAAGGCCGCCCACCCCACGGTCGCGCTGCGCGCCGCCGACCCGCCCGGCGACATCGCCGCCTACGCGGGTGACCGTCTGGTGACCCTGTGCGTCCACACCGGGCGACCGGTCCTGGTGCCCCATGTGGGGCCGCATGATCTGCCGCGCATCGCCCGGGACGCGGCGGCCGGCGCCCTGCTGGCGGAGGCCGGTGTCCACTCGTATCTCGCGGTGCCGCTGATCGCGCACGGCGAGGTGCTCGGCGCCCTCGATCTCAAGCGGACCCGCAATCCGGCGCCGTTCGACGAGGACGACATCGTGCTGGCCGCCGAACTCGCCGGCCGAGCCGCCGTCGCCATCGACAACGCCCGCTGGTTCCAGAGCGTCCGCAACACCGCGCTCACCCTGCAGCGCAGTCTGCTGCCCGACCACCCGGCGCTCCACACGGGCCTGGAACTCGCCTCCCGCTATCAGCCCGCGCAGGCGACGAGCGAGGTCGGCGGCGACTGGTACGACGTCATCCCGCTCGCCGACGACAAGACCGCCCTGGTGGTCGGCGACGTCATGGGCAACGGCATCGACGCGGCCGCCACCATGGGCCGGCTGCGCACGGCCACCTGCGCCTACGCCGATGTCGACCTCGCCCCCGACGCGGTGCTCCAGCACCTGGACAAGATCACCTGCGATCTGGAGCACTACATCGTCACCTGCCTGTACGCGGTGTACGAACCCCGCACCGGGAGGTGCAGCATCGCCAACGCCGGGCACATGCCGCCCGCGCTGGCGCGTCCCGGCGAGCCGCCGCGGCTCCTGGACCTGCCGGCCGGGGCGCCGCTCGGCGTCGGCGGCATCCGGTTCGAGACCACGACGGTCCCGCTGCGTCCGGGCGACCTGCTGGTCCTTTACACCGACGGCCTCGTGGAGACCCGTCAGCACGCCATCGACGACCGGCTGAACGCCCTGCTGGACATCCTCGACGAACCGCGCCGGCCGCTGGAGCAGATCTGCGACGCCCTGCTGTACGGACTGCGCAACCCCGACGACCACGACGACGTGGCCCTGCTCGTCGCCCGCGCCCTGTAG
- a CDS encoding PP2C family protein-serine/threonine phosphatase, which yields MKDERTGREPEDAAALRPRLPAPPLWLRWLPVLYVAAVLLLEPVTPVDWPVSFALICVPVLAAFAHGPRGVAAATVFSVVLEGVLAGTPCCAGRAVGYLWDRHYVASYICTALVGGLGTILAAHRIRRERTLADVRFVAETAQRVLLRPVPHHIGNLRLESLYLSASAEARIGGDLYEAVPTRFGVRLLIGDVRGKGLLAVETAATLLGAFREAAYDEPDLPALAGRADRSMNRRAAQLGGTETGERFVTAVFAEIPADGHIVRLVNCGHPPPISLRDGEVCELDSGRPAPPLTLGKLVEDPYHVDEYPFRPGDQLLLYTDGVTETRDAAGAFYPLLQRLRAWGPLPPKELLDRLHDDLLAYSCNRMQDDTAALAVCLVPEPPSATAPAE from the coding sequence GTGAAGGACGAACGGACCGGCCGGGAGCCGGAGGACGCCGCCGCGCTCCGGCCCCGGTTGCCGGCGCCGCCGCTGTGGCTGCGCTGGCTTCCGGTCCTCTACGTCGCGGCCGTCCTGCTGCTGGAGCCGGTCACGCCCGTGGACTGGCCGGTGAGCTTCGCGCTGATCTGCGTGCCCGTGCTGGCCGCGTTCGCGCACGGGCCGCGGGGCGTCGCCGCGGCCACGGTGTTCTCCGTCGTCCTCGAAGGGGTGCTGGCCGGTACGCCGTGCTGCGCGGGCCGCGCCGTCGGCTATCTGTGGGACCGTCACTACGTCGCCTCCTACATCTGTACGGCCCTGGTGGGCGGCCTCGGCACGATCCTGGCCGCCCACCGGATCCGGCGGGAACGCACGCTCGCCGACGTCCGGTTCGTGGCCGAGACCGCGCAGCGCGTCCTGCTGCGCCCCGTGCCGCACCACATCGGCAACCTCCGGCTGGAGAGCCTCTACCTGTCCGCGAGCGCGGAGGCCCGCATCGGCGGTGACCTCTACGAGGCGGTTCCCACCCGCTTCGGGGTCCGCCTGCTCATCGGCGACGTCCGTGGCAAGGGACTGCTGGCGGTGGAGACCGCCGCCACGCTGCTCGGCGCGTTCCGCGAGGCGGCGTACGACGAACCCGATCTGCCCGCGCTGGCCGGCCGGGCGGACAGGAGCATGAACCGCAGGGCGGCGCAGCTCGGCGGAACCGAGACGGGCGAGCGGTTCGTCACCGCGGTGTTCGCGGAGATCCCTGCCGACGGGCACATCGTCCGCCTCGTCAACTGCGGCCATCCGCCGCCCATCTCCCTGCGGGACGGCGAGGTGTGCGAACTGGACAGCGGGCGGCCGGCGCCGCCCCTGACCCTCGGCAAGCTGGTCGAGGACCCGTACCACGTCGACGAGTACCCCTTCCGGCCCGGTGATCAGCTGCTGCTGTACACGGACGGCGTCACGGAGACGCGGGACGCGGCGGGCGCCTTCTATCCGCTGCTCCAGCGGCTGCGCGCCTGGGGTCCCCTGCCGCCGAAGGAGCTGCTCGACCGACTCCACGACGACCTGTTGGCCTACAGCTGCAACAGGATGCAGGACGACACCGCGGCGCTCGCGGTCTGTCTGGTTCCCGAGCCGCCGTCGGCGACGGCACCGGCCGAGTGA
- a CDS encoding maleylpyruvate isomerase family mycothiol-dependent enzyme has product MAATHGAGHPLPYDTYREAIARETLRFTEAVRGADPASAVPACPDWTLADLTRHVGALQRWFSALLTQLVQEPPRSRDVELGLPADARDYPDWVAAGVPGVAAVLRDTDPDAPMWVWGEDRHARFWARRMLFETLVHRVDAEQAVGLTSDIDPELAADGVDEFLVNLPYAGLFAPGVTKLRGDGETLAFRCAGSDGGSAEEWRIRLDPDGFRPLARADREAGAAVPVTAVHGGAADLLLLLYGRRSYQDQAFEITGQRAVLDNWFAHTAF; this is encoded by the coding sequence ATGGCAGCGACACACGGGGCGGGGCATCCTCTGCCGTACGACACCTACCGCGAGGCCATCGCCCGCGAGACCCTGCGCTTTACCGAGGCGGTCCGCGGTGCCGACCCGGCGAGCGCCGTGCCCGCCTGCCCCGACTGGACCCTGGCCGACCTCACCCGGCACGTGGGAGCGCTGCAGCGCTGGTTCAGCGCCCTGCTGACCCAGCTGGTGCAGGAGCCGCCCCGCAGCCGCGACGTCGAACTGGGGCTGCCGGCCGACGCCCGCGACTATCCCGACTGGGTGGCGGCGGGCGTGCCCGGCGTGGCGGCCGTCCTGCGCGACACGGATCCCGACGCACCCATGTGGGTCTGGGGCGAGGACCGGCACGCCCGGTTCTGGGCCCGCCGGATGCTCTTCGAGACGCTGGTGCACCGGGTGGACGCGGAGCAGGCCGTCGGCCTGACCTCGGACATCGACCCCGAGCTCGCGGCGGACGGCGTGGACGAGTTCCTCGTCAACCTTCCCTACGCGGGCCTCTTCGCCCCCGGTGTGACCAAGCTGCGCGGCGACGGCGAGACCCTCGCGTTCCGCTGCGCGGGCTCCGACGGCGGATCCGCCGAGGAGTGGCGGATCCGGCTGGACCCGGACGGCTTCCGCCCGCTCGCACGGGCGGACCGCGAGGCCGGCGCAGCCGTGCCGGTCACGGCGGTGCACGGCGGGGCGGCGGACCTCCTGCTCCTCCTCTACGGCCGGCGCTCCTACCAGGACCAGGCCTTCGAGATCACGGGACAGCGCGCGGTCCTGGACAACTGGTTCGCCCACACGGCGTTCTGA
- a CDS encoding glycoside hydrolase family 5 protein, which translates to MPIAPAALRLAGAVAGFLLVATTSTAASPAPEQPTHHNIWAVAATTPATWSPPLSTQGRYVVDIQGNRFRLKGANWDGAQGSWTGSGSVDDPANHHAGQDSHGIPLGLDRVPLDQLIGDFHQLGINTIRLPFSNEMIHSTAPVPDNAVAANPGLRGRTPLEIYDAVVESLSASGFAVILNNHTNTSRWCCGVDGNERWNSSQSAQAWADDWVFMARRYAGVPRVAGADLYNEVRRDVLDDPNWGLGDSHDWYAAARLAADRILTEANPRLLIVIEGINWTGIPADGLPHGRPVLTPAGTLSHTLVDTHKLVYSAHSYGYTGPHHSGATGVGETHDPRYQDLSRDDLYTALHDEAFFVQEPGRHYTAPVWVSEFGIGANESNPAARTWFGNVTDYFADHDADFAFWPLVGFTGHDDWALLQYDRTGHRSGILDAGDWRAAAWQHLMAAPSDTGEVAAVPVWRMLAIDHGDAVESVRVRATGDWDPGAYKAACPDGLRLVGLGHTSGRGLCTDSTGGGPGDLRAAVTGQTVVTDERYVPAGGDWASGFTKLQCPEGSFLIGYSARGARVSAALCVPARNPLAGAGRTVWFDRSDNRPSGAAGGDFAYGDYKGQCGDDEYAAGIAYTTRAGSRPGPAALLCRRLP; encoded by the coding sequence ATGCCGATCGCACCTGCCGCCCTGCGCCTGGCCGGCGCAGTGGCTGGCTTCCTGCTCGTCGCCACCACGTCCACTGCGGCCTCGCCCGCCCCTGAGCAGCCAACTCACCATAATATATGGGCAGTTGCGGCCACGACCCCGGCCACGTGGTCGCCGCCACTGTCCACGCAAGGCCGCTACGTCGTCGACATCCAGGGCAACCGCTTCCGCCTGAAGGGCGCCAACTGGGATGGTGCACAAGGCTCATGGACGGGCAGCGGGAGCGTCGACGATCCCGCCAACCACCACGCCGGCCAGGACTCCCACGGCATCCCGCTCGGCCTGGACCGTGTACCACTGGACCAACTCATCGGCGATTTCCACCAGTTGGGTATCAACACCATCCGGCTGCCGTTCTCGAACGAGATGATCCACAGCACGGCTCCGGTGCCCGACAACGCCGTCGCCGCCAATCCCGGACTACGCGGAAGGACACCGCTGGAGATCTACGACGCGGTGGTCGAGTCGCTCAGCGCCAGTGGGTTCGCCGTGATCCTCAACAACCACACCAACACCTCGCGCTGGTGCTGCGGCGTCGACGGCAACGAGCGCTGGAACAGCTCGCAGTCGGCACAGGCCTGGGCCGACGACTGGGTCTTCATGGCCCGCCGCTACGCCGGCGTCCCCCGGGTGGCCGGCGCGGACCTGTACAACGAGGTGCGGCGCGATGTCCTGGACGACCCCAACTGGGGCCTGGGCGACAGCCACGACTGGTACGCCGCGGCCCGGCTCGCCGCCGACCGCATCCTCACGGAGGCGAACCCGCGCCTCCTCATCGTCATCGAGGGCATCAACTGGACCGGGATACCCGCGGACGGACTCCCCCACGGGCGCCCCGTGCTGACCCCCGCCGGCACCCTGTCCCACACCCTCGTCGACACCCACAAGCTCGTCTACTCCGCGCACTCCTACGGCTACACCGGCCCCCACCACAGCGGCGCGACCGGCGTCGGCGAGACCCACGATCCCCGCTACCAGGACCTGAGCCGCGACGACCTGTACACGGCGCTCCACGACGAGGCGTTCTTCGTGCAGGAGCCGGGCCGGCACTACACCGCACCCGTCTGGGTCAGCGAATTCGGCATCGGCGCGAACGAGTCGAATCCGGCCGCCCGCACCTGGTTCGGCAACGTCACCGACTACTTCGCCGACCATGACGCCGACTTCGCCTTCTGGCCGCTGGTCGGCTTCACCGGCCACGACGACTGGGCCCTGCTGCAGTACGACCGGACCGGGCACCGCTCCGGCATCCTCGACGCGGGCGACTGGCGTGCCGCGGCCTGGCAGCACCTCATGGCGGCGCCGAGCGACACCGGTGAGGTGGCGGCGGTTCCGGTCTGGCGGATGCTGGCCATCGACCACGGCGACGCGGTGGAGTCGGTGCGGGTGCGGGCCACCGGCGACTGGGATCCGGGGGCGTACAAGGCCGCCTGCCCCGACGGGCTGCGGCTCGTCGGCCTCGGCCACACCAGTGGACGTGGGCTGTGCACCGACAGCACCGGCGGCGGCCCGGGCGATCTGCGGGCGGCTGTCACCGGCCAGACGGTCGTCACGGACGAGCGCTACGTCCCGGCCGGCGGCGACTGGGCATCGGGATTCACCAAACTGCAGTGCCCCGAGGGTAGTTTCCTCATCGGGTACAGCGCCCGCGGCGCACGGGTGTCGGCGGCCCTGTGCGTGCCCGCCCGGAACCCACTGGCGGGAGCGGGCCGTACGGTGTGGTTCGACCGGTCCGACAACCGTCCCAGCGGCGCCGCCGGCGGCGACTTCGCGTACGGCGACTACAAGGGCCAGTGCGGCGACGACGAGTACGCCGCCGGAATCGCCTACACCACCCGGGCGGGCAGCCGCCCCGGGCCCGCCGCCCTACTGTGC